In the genome of Candidatus Nitrosotenuis sp. DW1, one region contains:
- a CDS encoding right-handed parallel beta-helix repeat-containing protein has translation MLGIIPMSLPIVTAAEKDDSNDRNSNDRNDDDRKGNDRNDDDRKGNDRNDNANNDNADCQFTTKKTVMTLNNDCITDETILIPNGFTLDGKRHTITAVDPLGGHFVGAVVKNQGTVAHVTKLNIATSGLANVCDAGDDRLRGIMFEGASGSIMHNTILSLNQAASGCQEGNAIEVRNAPFDGTHPGTLSVEIGHNKVSNYQKTGILANGDVTVDIHHNDVGSTATPQLAANSIQLGFGATGIVQNNKIDGNQWCGASDTVATAILIFGADNSVIRKNQIGGNSDIGIYGSADNLTITGNNVFDSATIADCNQFDYDIGIGNYGNNNSITKNTVSGFDTPFDGDVGEKNKVKEVKEKKEKHPKIMD, from the coding sequence TTGCTGGGAATAATTCCAATGTCCTTGCCAATTGTAACTGCAGCTGAGAAAGACGATAGTAATGACCGTAACAGCAACGATAGAAATGATGATGACCGAAAGGGTAATGATAGAAATGATGATGACCGAAAGGGTAACGATAGAAATGATAATGCTAATAATGATAATGCTGACTGCCAATTCACTACAAAGAAAACCGTAATGACACTGAATAATGACTGCATTACCGATGAAACCATACTGATTCCAAATGGATTTACGCTTGATGGAAAACGCCATACAATAACTGCAGTTGATCCATTGGGAGGACATTTTGTCGGCGCTGTAGTCAAAAACCAAGGCACAGTTGCACATGTGACTAAACTCAACATCGCAACCAGTGGTCTAGCCAATGTTTGTGATGCCGGTGATGATAGGCTGCGAGGTATCATGTTTGAGGGCGCATCTGGCTCTATAATGCACAATACCATACTCAGCCTAAATCAGGCTGCAAGCGGATGTCAGGAAGGAAACGCAATTGAGGTGCGCAACGCTCCATTTGATGGGACACATCCTGGCACACTGTCTGTAGAAATTGGCCATAACAAAGTTTCCAATTATCAAAAAACTGGAATTCTTGCAAACGGAGATGTAACTGTGGATATTCACCACAACGATGTCGGCTCTACTGCGACTCCTCAATTAGCTGCAAACTCGATTCAGCTCGGGTTTGGTGCAACTGGAATTGTCCAGAACAACAAAATTGATGGAAATCAGTGGTGCGGCGCAAGTGATACGGTGGCAACAGCCATACTGATCTTTGGTGCAGATAACTCTGTAATTCGAAAAAACCAGATTGGTGGAAATTCTGACATTGGAATCTACGGGTCTGCTGACAATTTGACAATAACTGGGAACAATGTTTTTGATAGCGCAACTATTGCCGACTGCAACCAGTTTGACTATGACATCGGAATTGGTAACTATGGGAATAATAACTCTATTACCAAGAACACGGTAAGTGGCTTTGACACTCCTTTTGATGGCGACGTAGGGGAAAAGAACAAGGTAAAGGAAGTCAAAGAGAAAAAAGAAAAACATCCAAAGATAATGGACTAG
- a CDS encoding ice-binding family protein has product MTNKKILIFFAMAAVFSVMPFSIRAATAVDPLDVTGVGNFAILANTYTNSGEGTILDGDLGYAVAPSNPPTVTGNTFASTDPAYLSAMIIQANLLASANNPAQSGYCMTNLSGATDLTTMSPLASGIYCIDGAVSITNGVILDGDGIYLFRITGALDALASSAVTLNGGAQANNVFWVPAGGTTLGDDSIFAGNILSDADITLGNIVVVNGRILSNGTVTTTGPFDVIIAPTTDPIGISSIFLSKTASATIVFVGQSVTFTYTETNDGNQPLTNVSVTDDSCSPVTAILSGGFNVGDTDQDNVLDPGDAWKFECTQTFPTAGTFTNAAIGSGTDPLENVITYPSDLQARAEATINVVTPLFCGLPLSSYGSNVFVGGPSSDVLIGTPEMDLIQGFGGNDSIQGRGGNDCIIDESGNNTINGGPGNDTISSGPGNDTISGGNGDDTINGGNGNDLINGNAGNDVINGGLDNDVINGNAGTDTLNGDLGDDVIDGQSGNDVVNGNDGNDTVIGGLGADTLSGGNGNDTLIGNAQNDVIFGDDGDDQLFGNVGSDVLNGGLGNDSCNGGQGTDTDLACESIVMIP; this is encoded by the coding sequence TTGACTAACAAAAAAATTCTCATATTTTTTGCAATGGCCGCCGTGTTCTCTGTCATGCCGTTCTCCATCAGAGCTGCTACTGCCGTGGACCCGTTGGACGTTACGGGGGTGGGCAACTTTGCTATTCTTGCAAACACGTACACCAACTCAGGCGAAGGCACAATCCTTGATGGGGATCTCGGGTATGCCGTGGCGCCTTCAAACCCCCCGACTGTCACTGGCAATACGTTTGCGTCTACTGATCCTGCTTATCTTTCGGCGATGATAATTCAGGCTAACCTGCTTGCGTCTGCAAACAATCCTGCACAGTCTGGATATTGTATGACAAACCTTTCTGGTGCAACTGACCTGACTACCATGTCCCCGCTTGCGTCTGGAATCTATTGCATTGACGGCGCTGTTTCAATAACAAACGGGGTCATTCTTGACGGTGACGGCATCTACCTCTTTAGAATAACTGGCGCACTGGATGCCTTGGCAAGCTCGGCTGTTACACTAAATGGCGGAGCACAAGCTAACAACGTATTCTGGGTACCCGCAGGTGGAACGACGCTTGGCGATGACAGTATTTTTGCAGGGAACATACTGAGTGATGCAGATATTACCTTGGGCAACATTGTAGTTGTAAACGGAAGAATCCTGTCAAATGGGACAGTTACCACAACAGGACCATTTGATGTCATTATCGCCCCAACTACAGATCCAATTGGCATATCGTCAATATTTCTTAGCAAGACTGCCAGTGCGACAATTGTCTTCGTAGGACAGTCGGTGACATTTACATACACTGAAACAAACGACGGTAACCAGCCGCTCACAAATGTCTCAGTAACAGACGACTCGTGCTCGCCTGTCACGGCGATTCTCTCAGGCGGATTCAACGTGGGCGACACTGATCAAGACAACGTGCTTGATCCTGGAGATGCGTGGAAGTTTGAGTGTACGCAGACATTCCCAACAGCTGGAACCTTCACAAACGCTGCAATAGGCAGTGGAACTGACCCGCTTGAAAATGTCATAACATACCCGTCTGACTTGCAAGCGCGCGCAGAAGCAACAATAAACGTAGTCACTCCGCTGTTCTGCGGATTACCGCTGTCATCATATGGATCTAATGTGTTCGTTGGTGGGCCCTCCTCTGACGTGCTGATTGGTACTCCTGAGATGGATCTAATACAGGGATTTGGCGGCAATGACAGCATACAAGGTCGGGGAGGCAATGACTGCATCATTGATGAAAGCGGCAATAACACCATAAACGGCGGACCTGGAAACGACACCATCTCTAGCGGACCTGGAAACGACACCATCTCTGGCGGAAACGGCGATGACACGATAAACGGCGGAAACGGCAACGATCTCATAAACGGCAACGCCGGAAATGACGTGATTAACGGCGGATTGGACAATGACGTGATTAATGGAAACGCGGGCACTGATACACTAAACGGCGATCTTGGTGATGATGTGATAGATGGCCAATCCGGCAATGACGTCGTAAATGGTAATGACGGTAACGATACTGTGATTGGCGGTCTTGGGGCAGACACCCTCTCTGGCGGAAACGGAAACGATACTCTAATTGGAAATGCACAAAATGATGTTATTTTTGGTGATGATGGTGATGATCAGCTGTTTGGCAATGTTGGCTCTGATGTCTTAAACGGTGGACTAGGAAATGACTCTTGTAACGGCGGGCAGGGAACTGACACTGATTTGGCATGCGAATCTATCGTCATGATACCGTAA
- a CDS encoding ice-binding family protein → MKKLYFLAAAVFSVMLFSIQTTTAAGPLDLTGVDNFVILANTYTNSGTGTVLNGDLGYTVAPANPPTVAGTTFASPNPVYVSAIAKQASLLASANDPSKSGACTTTLGVATVLDTLSPLAPGVYCITGAASINNGITLNGDGTYIFRISGTLDALEFSQVSLVGNAKADNVFWVPAGGTTLGDDSIFAGIILSNAAITLGSTVVMDGRILSNGAVTTTGFFDTITAPLVTIAPPLDIVDVTSSSDCDDCIPPTLGLDSNSFRRVDLGFSYNGHSSNVGSFLTPLALRTTEVGAVNKAVFKIFEEDAPDEVRHFDLIFGLAKGQVLGDSKVMIELYRSWDEINTVNVIDPEHALKDVRVETSEGPCRTDAVFKNDCLIVTVYHTFRTPLEFNIMATNVWDEHRNARQNYFTPGVKVVESIIEPEPELEIPGLAVNVTNEDVYKVLISDLNVTKSQVVVGETVRLSFRITDGIGNIIPWITPDVGICKESATKPHYLFVKPKSVLAQDIDCPFFHSDFISSSDRFNISLVIPEGIPEGKYKLDVWADPDYIDDGRFVGAHQSVDITVISAEVVPVSMDDVIESPLKQFKAGITVDKIRCKENLHLVIKTSNENPVCVKPETKTKLIERGWAKSQT, encoded by the coding sequence ATGAAAAAACTATACTTTCTTGCAGCTGCCGTATTTTCTGTCATGCTTTTCTCCATCCAAACTACTACTGCTGCCGGCCCGTTGGACCTTACAGGGGTCGACAACTTTGTCATTCTTGCAAACACGTACACCAACTCCGGAACCGGAACCGTTCTTAATGGTGATCTTGGCTACACTGTAGCGCCTGCAAATCCTCCAACTGTCGCTGGTACCACATTTGCATCTCCCAATCCTGTCTATGTTTCGGCAATAGCAAAACAAGCCAGCCTGCTTGCGTCTGCAAACGATCCTTCCAAGTCTGGAGCTTGTACGACAACACTTGGTGTGGCAACCGTACTTGACACTCTTTCACCGCTTGCACCTGGGGTTTATTGCATTACGGGCGCTGCATCAATAAACAATGGGATTACTCTTAATGGTGATGGAACCTATATCTTTAGAATAAGCGGCACACTTGATGCCCTAGAGTTCTCACAGGTTTCGCTGGTAGGAAATGCAAAGGCTGACAATGTGTTCTGGGTGCCTGCAGGCGGAACGACGCTTGGTGATGACAGTATTTTTGCAGGGATTATACTGAGTAACGCAGCTATTACACTGGGAAGCACTGTGGTTATGGACGGAAGAATCCTGTCAAATGGCGCAGTCACTACAACTGGGTTTTTCGATACGATTACTGCCCCGTTAGTTACAATTGCACCTCCATTAGACATAGTAGACGTAACGTCCAGCAGCGACTGTGATGACTGCATACCACCGACATTGGGGCTGGACAGCAACAGCTTCCGCAGGGTGGATCTGGGATTTTCATATAACGGGCATTCATCAAATGTAGGGTCATTCTTAACTCCACTTGCATTGAGAACAACCGAAGTCGGAGCTGTCAACAAGGCAGTTTTCAAGATATTTGAAGAAGATGCGCCAGACGAAGTGAGGCATTTTGATTTGATATTTGGTTTAGCTAAGGGACAAGTACTTGGCGATAGCAAGGTTATGATCGAATTATACAGATCATGGGATGAGATTAACACGGTAAACGTCATAGATCCGGAACATGCCTTGAAAGATGTTAGAGTAGAAACGTCAGAAGGGCCGTGTAGAACGGACGCCGTTTTCAAAAATGACTGCCTGATTGTAACGGTTTATCACACATTCAGAACGCCGCTTGAATTCAACATTATGGCAACAAATGTTTGGGACGAGCATAGAAACGCAAGGCAAAACTACTTCACTCCGGGCGTCAAAGTCGTTGAATCAATCATTGAACCAGAACCAGAGCTCGAAATTCCCGGGCTGGCAGTAAATGTCACAAACGAAGACGTGTACAAAGTGCTAATCTCTGATTTGAATGTCACAAAATCACAAGTGGTGGTAGGCGAAACAGTACGACTATCCTTTAGAATAACTGATGGAATTGGAAACATCATTCCTTGGATTACTCCTGATGTTGGCATATGCAAAGAATCTGCCACCAAACCTCACTACCTTTTTGTCAAGCCTAAAAGTGTCTTGGCGCAAGACATTGACTGCCCTTTTTTTCACTCGGATTTTATTTCATCTTCTGATAGATTTAACATAAGCCTGGTTATTCCGGAAGGCATTCCCGAAGGAAAATACAAGCTTGATGTGTGGGCAGATCCTGATTACATTGATGATGGCAGATTCGTAGGAGCCCATCAATCTGTTGACATTACTGTGATATCTGCAGAGGTAGTTCCTGTTTCTATGGATGATGTCATTGAATCCCCCCTAAAACAATTCAAGGCAGGAATCACTGTTGATAAAATACGGTGCAAAGAAAACCTTCATCTTGTAATCAAGACAAGCAATGAGAATCCTGTTTGCGTCAAACCTGAAACCAAAACAAAACTCATTGAACGTGGATGGGCAAAATCACAAACCTAG